The Criblamydia sequanensis CRIB-18 sequence TCGTGAAAGAAATCTATTTGATAAGCAAATTGTCTCTGAAAATGAGTATTTGAATGCGTTGCTTAATTACGAAGAAGCTAAGATCCAAAGAGAGCTTGCGCTTCAAAAATTAAAAGCTTATAACGTGACAGATGAAGAAATCGCTTATTTTAGCCAAGAATCAAACCCCAATTTAAGACGCTTTGAAATAAGATCACCTATGAATGGCACGATCATTCATCGGCATATCACCCTCGGCGAATTCCTTGAGAGCACCTCTTCCATTTATGAAATTGCAAATCTTAATCTTCTTTGGATTGAAACCACTTTTTCTCTTAATGATCTAAATCACATAAAAATCGGCGAAGAAGCAGACGTCTATTTTCCCTACCAAAAAGAGGCCCATAAAGCCCAAGTAATACGAGTAAGTCCCGTTCTGGAAGAAGAGAACTTATCAGCGGTAGCAATCTTAGCGCTTTCAAATGAAAACGAGTCGGTAAAGGTGGGTACTTTTGGAAAAGTGGTTTTTCAAGAAGAAAAATTTCAGGTACCGCTTGCGGTTTCCTGCAGCGCCATTCAAACCATCGATGGGAAGCCTTGTCTCTTTATAAAAAACGAAGAAGCGCTTCTTGAAAAAAAAGTGATTCAGACGGGAAGATCCGATGAAAATTATGTAGAGATTTTAAGCGGCATTGAAGCCGGCGCTGACATTGCCACCGGAAATACTTTTATTTTAAAAGCGGAACTTGGAAAACATGAAGCGGAGCATGAACACTAATGATTGAAAAAATATTACGCTTCTCCATCTATAACCCGTTCATTGTTTTTTTATTCACTCTCATCTTATCAGGTTATGGGGTCTATTCCTTTATCAGATTGCCGATTGATGCGGTTCCGGATATTACAAGCAATCAAATTCAAATCAATACCCTTCTTCCCGGGTTTTCGCCTCAACAAACAGAAAAAATGATCACTTATGTCATTGAAAATGCGCTTGGCGGAATTCCGGGTCTTATTGAAACAAGATCCATTTCAAGAAACGCTTTTTCTCAAGTCACCGCTATTTTTACCGATGACACGAACATCTATTTTGCAAGACAGCAAATTAATGAACGCCTAAATGAAATCAAAGAAGATCTCCCTCTTGGAGCAGAACCCAAAATGGGTCCTATTTCAACAGGCCTTGGCGAAGTGTATATGTGGAGCGTGGAATACAAGCACCCAAAAGGTGAGGGAGCAGAAATAAAAAATGGAGCTTCCGGTTGGCAAGCCGACGGCACCTATAAAACGCCCGATGGTGAAACCTTAGCTTCTGATTTTGAGTTAAGCTCCTATCTAAGAACTGTTCAAGACTGGATCATCAAGCCTCAGCTAAAAAATATCACTGGCCTTGCCGGTGTTGATTCTATCGGCGGTTTTGTTGAACAATATGAAGTCGAGCCGGATTTTGATAAGCTCATCGCCTTAAATTTAAGTTTTCAGGATATTATCGATGGCCTTGAAAAGAACAACATCAGCCGCGGCCCCGGCTACTTTGAAAGAAATGGAGAAGCTTTTCTTATAAGGGCAGATCAGCGTATTAACTCCTTTGACCAAATAAAAAACACAGTTGTCCGAACTAAAAAAGGGATTTCTGTCAAAATCAATGAAATTGCGGATGTCAAATTCGGCAAGGAAATGAGAACCGGCAGCGCCACTAAAAATGGGGAAGAGACCGTCATCGGAACCGCTATGATGCTTATTGGAGCAAACTCAAGAACGGTTTCACAAGATGTCGATGAAAGGCTTTTAGAAATTAATAAATCCCTTCCTGAGGACATTATAGCCACTCCCTTGCTTAACCGAACAAAGCTTGTAAATGCTACCATTTCTACCGTCTTCAAAAATTTGGCTGAAGGAGCGTTTTTAGTCATTGCCGTCCTCTTTTTATTCTTAAAACAGTTTCGGGCAAGTTTAATCACAGCTCTTGTAATCCCCTTATCCATGCTTATGGCAGCTATTGGAATGGTAAAATCAGGCATAAGCGGAAATCTTATGAGCCTTGGAGCCATCGATTTCGGACTCATTGTCGATGGCGCTGTCATTATTGCCGAAAACTGTCTAAGAAGAATACAGGGCAAACAAGAAGAGCTTGGAAAAACGCTTTCAAAGTCGGAACGTTTGGAAGAAATATTTGAAGCAAGCAAGGAAATGGTAAGACCGTCCGTTTTTGGACAAGCCATTATCTTAATTGTTTACATTCCCCTTCTCACGTTAACCGGAGTTGAAGGAAAAATGTTTCATCCGATGGCAGCCACTGTCATTTTTGCGCTCATTGCCGCTTTTTGCCTTTCCATCACTTTTGTGCCAGCCATGCTTGGCGTCCTTATGCAAGGACACATCCGAAAAGGCAAAAATAGGGTGATGGGTTTTATAAAATCGATTTATAAAAAACTCTTAGAAAAGGCTTTAAAAGAGCCTGAAGTTTCTATCATCAGCGGCTTATCGCTTTTTGCAATTTCAATCGGCATCTTTTGGAATTTGGGCCAAGAATTTGTGCCGACCCTTGATGAGCAAGACATCGCGATGCATGCCATTCGAATACCAAGCACTTCCTTGACTCAATCCACTCACATGCAAAAAGAGGTTGAAAAAACAATTTCTGGACTTCCTGAAGTAGCTTATGTTTTTTCCAAAACAGGGACGGCTGAAATGGCCTCTGACCCTATGCCTCCTTGCGTTTCAGACACCTTCATTATCTTGCACCCAAGAAATGAGTGGCCAAATGCCTACTTACCGAAAAATGACTTGATTGCGAAGATTGAAAATGCAGTTCAAGCTCATCCCGGGAATAACTATGAGTTTACCCAGCCCATACAAATGCGCTTTAATGAGCTGATATCCGGTGTTAAAAGCGACTTTGCCGTCAAAATTTATGGGGATGACGTCGAGGTCATGCAAGAGGCGGCAAACGAAATCGGCACTCTATTAGACACGATCCCAGGCTCGGAGGATGTCAAAGTCTCGCAAAGCGAAGGCTTGCCTTTGCTTGATATAAAACTTATTCCCGAGTACTCAAACCGCTTAGGGATTCATGCAAGCGATGTGCTTGATGTTTTATCTATCGCTGCAGGCGGGGGAAAAGCCGGGCAAATTTTTAAGGGCGATCGCCGTTTTGATATTCTTGTTAGAGCCAAGGAATCTAACCGTAATGACCTCCATTCCTTTAAAAACTTACCCATACCCATTATGGATGACCATGGGGATATGGTGTCTTCAGTACCCTTAAAGGAAATTGCAGAGCTTGAGTTTGTTGAAGGCTTAAATGAAGTGCAAAGGGAAAACGGCAAACGTTTTGTCACGGTGGAAGCAAACATTAGAAACCGCGATCTTGGTTCTTTTGTCCATGAATCTTTAAAAACGATTCAAGAGAAAATTCAATTACCTCAAGGCACCTGGATTCAGTTTGGCGGTCAATTTGTCAATTTTATATCGGCAAAAGAAAAGCTAAAGCTTGTTTTGCCAATCCTTATAGGTTTTATTTTAGTATTGCTTTATATGGCGCTGCATTCCTTTAGAGATGCTTTAATGGTTTTTAGCGGGGTTCCTTTGGCTTTAACGGGGGGTATTTTTGCCTTATGGCTTAGGGATATGCCTTTTTCGATTTCATCAGCGGTTGGGCTTATTGCCCTTTCAGGTATTGCTGTTTTAAATGGACTTGTCTTAATTAGCTCAATTGAAGCGCTCTATAAGAAAACGAATAACTTGGAAGAGTCCATTATTCAAGGCGCCGCTTTAAGGTTAAGACCTGTCTTAATGACAGCTTTTGTGGCCTCCCTTGGTTTTTTACCTATGGCGTTGGCTGCAACCACAGGCGCTGAAGTTCAAAA is a genomic window containing:
- a CDS encoding efflux RND transporter periplasmic adaptor subunit, coding for MKFFYFIFGFIVGGLFLLSTHSIWNDRFSLKGNPSDNELLAHNDHEEEEHIHLSPEETFKLGVTFEKAEPQYLGKAIVTRGKVILPGNHLAHIVPSITGIAVGALKNIGDPVYEGEVIAIIESQEMAELKAEFLAKLKKEELTYTSLVRERNLFDKQIVSENEYLNALLNYEEAKIQRELALQKLKAYNVTDEEIAYFSQESNPNLRRFEIRSPMNGTIIHRHITLGEFLESTSSIYEIANLNLLWIETTFSLNDLNHIKIGEEADVYFPYQKEAHKAQVIRVSPVLEEENLSAVAILALSNENESVKVGTFGKVVFQEEKFQVPLAVSCSAIQTIDGKPCLFIKNEEALLEKKVIQTGRSDENYVEILSGIEAGADIATGNTFILKAELGKHEAEHEH
- a CDS encoding efflux RND transporter permease subunit, giving the protein MIEKILRFSIYNPFIVFLFTLILSGYGVYSFIRLPIDAVPDITSNQIQINTLLPGFSPQQTEKMITYVIENALGGIPGLIETRSISRNAFSQVTAIFTDDTNIYFARQQINERLNEIKEDLPLGAEPKMGPISTGLGEVYMWSVEYKHPKGEGAEIKNGASGWQADGTYKTPDGETLASDFELSSYLRTVQDWIIKPQLKNITGLAGVDSIGGFVEQYEVEPDFDKLIALNLSFQDIIDGLEKNNISRGPGYFERNGEAFLIRADQRINSFDQIKNTVVRTKKGISVKINEIADVKFGKEMRTGSATKNGEETVIGTAMMLIGANSRTVSQDVDERLLEINKSLPEDIIATPLLNRTKLVNATISTVFKNLAEGAFLVIAVLFLFLKQFRASLITALVIPLSMLMAAIGMVKSGISGNLMSLGAIDFGLIVDGAVIIAENCLRRIQGKQEELGKTLSKSERLEEIFEASKEMVRPSVFGQAIILIVYIPLLTLTGVEGKMFHPMAATVIFALIAAFCLSITFVPAMLGVLMQGHIRKGKNRVMGFIKSIYKKLLEKALKEPEVSIISGLSLFAISIGIFWNLGQEFVPTLDEQDIAMHAIRIPSTSLTQSTHMQKEVEKTISGLPEVAYVFSKTGTAEMASDPMPPCVSDTFIILHPRNEWPNAYLPKNDLIAKIENAVQAHPGNNYEFTQPIQMRFNELISGVKSDFAVKIYGDDVEVMQEAANEIGTLLDTIPGSEDVKVSQSEGLPLLDIKLIPEYSNRLGIHASDVLDVLSIAAGGGKAGQIFKGDRRFDILVRAKESNRNDLHSFKNLPIPIMDDHGDMVSSVPLKEIAELEFVEGLNEVQRENGKRFVTVEANIRNRDLGSFVHESLKTIQEKIQLPQGTWIQFGGQFVNFISAKEKLKLVLPILIGFILVLLYMALHSFRDALMVFSGVPLALTGGIFALWLRDMPFSISSAVGLIALSGIAVLNGLVLISSIEALYKKTNNLEESIIQGAALRLRPVLMTAFVASLGFLPMALAATTGAEVQKPIATVVIGGLISSTLLTLFILPSLYKRFAKQ